CGACGATGGATTGGATGATCCAGGAGCAAGAGCGCGGCATTACCATCACCGCTGCCGCAACAACTTGCTATTGGAAAAAACACCAAATTAATATTATCGATACGCCCGGGCACGTCGATTTCACGATTGAAGTTGAACGAAGTTTGCGTGTTCTTGATGGGGCCGTGGCTGTTTTTGATGCCGTTAACGGAGTAGAGCCTCAGTCAGAAACGGTCTGGCGGCAGGCGAATAAATATCGTGTGCCCCGCATTGCATTTATCAACAAGATGGACCGCATTGGCGCCAATTTTGAGGCATCAGTGCAGTCGATAATTTCAAAGCTAGGAGCACACGCGCTGCCTATTCAGTGGCCCGTCGGTGCAGAAGATCAGTTTCGCGGGTATGTTGATTTGATCACAATGAAGAAGCACTTGTGGGCATCTGATTTGCCTGACTCCGATATCATCGTTGAAGACCTCATTGGCGACAACGAGTTTCAAGAGAAACGCAATTGTCTTGTAGAAAAGGTTGCTGAAAATGACGACCAACTTCTAGATAAATATTTGGGGGGCGAAGAGATATCTGAGGCCGAATTAAAGACGGCACTTCGTAATGTCACGCTTTCTCAAAAAATCTTTCCTGTACTTTGTGGATCTGCTTATAAAAACAAGGGAGTTCGGGCTGTGCTCGATGCTGTCATTGACTATTTGCCAAGTCCACTCGATGTTCCGCCGATAGTGGGTAAACTTGTTGTCGATGGCGAACTCACAGATAAAGAGGTTGCTGTAAAAACGGACTTCGAAGAAGAGACCGCCGCGCTAGCATTCAAGATAGCAATGGATCAATTTATTGGCGGACTTACATTTGTTCGAGTTTATAGCGGCACGATAGAGGTAGGGCAGACGCTCATGAATGCCAGGCTATCGAAGCGGGAACGGGTTCAAAAGATTGTTCGCCTACATGCAAATTCTCGTGAAGAATTAAAGGAGCTACGGGCTGGCGATATCGGCGCTCTCGTGGGTCTTAAGCTTGTTGGAACGGGCGATACTTTGTGTGATCAGAAGAGGGTATTGGCTCTTGAGAAAATACACTTTCCTGACCCGGTGATTGCTGTGGCTATTGAACCCAAATCTTCTTCCGATCAGGCTAAGCTAACGCAAGCCCTAGAGAGATTGTGTCAAGAGGATCCCTCGCTAAAAACGGGGACGGACTTAGAAACTGGTCAACTTCTCATCTCCGGAATGGGTGAGCTCCATCTTGAAATTATAGTTGATCGTCTCGAAAGAGAGTACAAAACTAAAGTTAACCGAGGAAAACCCCAGGTTTCTTACCGCGAATCCATTTCGACCGAGGCAACTGCAGAGGGCAAATTCGAGCGAGTTATCTCGGGCGAAGCCCAGTTTGGCTACTGCCAGTTAAGAGTCTATCCCCAGGCGCAAGGTGCGGGTTTTAAATTCTCATCAAAGGTAGACCAAAAATCGATTCCCGCCGAGTTTATCCATTCTATCGAAGTGGGAGCCCGTGAAGCCTCTGAAACTGGAGTACTTGCTGGCTATCAGGTTCTCGATTTGGGTGTAGAGCTGCTCGATACAAAATACGATCAAGTGAGTTCGACCCAGGTGGCCTACAAGATTGCGGCATCGATTGCTGTTCGCGAAGCGATGAAGCAGGCGAAACCTCAGCTTCTTGAGCCAATTGTAGCTATTGAGATAACTACGCCCGAGGGATTTATGGGTGCTGTGATTGGCGACTTAAATGGCCGTCGTGGGCGTGTAGAATCAATGGCTCCAAAGGGCGACGTGCAGGTAATTCAGGGGGAGGTTCCGGTGGCAGGGCTCTTTGGTTATGCTACTGACCTGAGATCTTTGACCCAGGGTAGGGCTACTTGCAGCTCAGAAATGAGCCGTTTTGACGTCGTTCCTCCTCGCATAGAAGCAGAAATTCTTTCTCGACTAGGGCGAAAGAGGCCAGAGGGGCACTAGTATGGGCACCCTAGTCAGGCTTCGGAATGACAGATAAGATCAAGAACAAAAATAATCTTTCACCTTTGACAACAAAGAGATTTCTGTAGCATACTCCCGGCCTTGTGCTTGAGAATTTCGGTTTTCTGCGCAGATTCCCTATTATTGATTTTCAAAAAAGGTCGAGCATTGGGAGAGCTGTGTTCGTGCTTAGATGTTCTGAGGCGAACCCGTAGAGTTAATTGGAGTTGGGTGAAATTATGCAAAGCCAGCGAATTCGAATCAGATTGAAAGCCTTCGATCACAAACTTCTCGATCTTTCTACTAAAGAGATTGTCGAGACTGCACGAAGAACGGGAGCGCGCGTTGCCGGGCCGATTCCACTACCTACACGAATCAACCGATACACGGTTTTGCGTTCTCCGCACGTTGATAAAAAATCGCGTGAACAGTTTGAAATTCGAACACATAAAAGAATGTTAGATATACTCGAGCCGACACAACAAACTGTGGATCAGTTGATGAAGCTGGATCTGTCAGCAGGTGTCGACGTAGAAATTAAATTAGGTAGCTAATTGTAAATGCAATTTGGAATTTTGGAGATAGAGAATGAGCGAACAAAATGAGGAAGTAACCACCGACTCGGATCCTACCGGAGCCGCTGAGTCTGCCGGACTCAAGCTCCCTGGGCTTTTTGCTACGAAAGTAGGAATGACAACGGTCTACACTGAAAATGGCGACAGTGTGCCTGTCACTGTTTTGAAAGTGGGCGACTGGCGAGTCACTCAGGTTATTAAATCCGCAGATAGAGGCTACTCAGCCATTCAAATCGGCAGCGGGATAAAAAAGGCAAAAAATGCGTCTAAAGCTGAAACCAAGGCCTTCGGTGCTGCGGGATTTGAAAGTGGTGCCCAAAAAGTTGGCGAGATTCGCGTAGAGTCCGATCTTGAAGCGTCCGTTGGTCAGGCAGTTGATATCCATAGCTTCACAAAGGGTGACAAAGTAAAAGTCACCGGCAAATCCAAGGGTTGCGGTTTTTCTGGTGTTGTGAAGCGGTACAAGTTTGCTGGCGGTCCAGCATCTCACGGTTCACATTTTCATCGTCAGCCCGGATCAAGCGGAAACAGAACTTGGCCAGGTCGTGTTTTGCCCGGAAAACGTTTTCCAGGTCAGTACGGCAACAAGAATATTACAGTTCGCGGCCTTAAGGTTATTGAAATTCTTCCTGAGGAAAGTGTGATTTTAGTAAAAGGCTCTGTGCCTGGCGCTATGAACACATTGCTTCGGGTTGAAAAGATTTAGTGGAGTAACGGACACATGGCAAAAGCTAAAGTTTATTCTTGGGATAAAAGTGAAGTTGGGTCGGTTGAGCTCAATGATGCTATCTATGGTGCACCTGTTCGTAAGGACATTCTCCACGAAGTTGTTAGGTGGCAGTTAGCTAGTCGTCGTCAAGGGACTCACAAGGTAAAGACGCGGGCATTTGTAAGCGGCGGTGGTAAAAAACCATTTAAGCAAAAGGGTACGGGTAATGCCCGTCAAGGTTCCACGAGATCGCCCCTTAATCCTGGCGGCGCAGTTCTTTTTGGGCCTCAACCACGCGATTATTCTTATGTTCTTCCGAAGAAAGTCAAAAAAATTGGGCTTCGCTCCGCTCTTTCTTATTTAAATGGTGAAGGTCGGCTTTACGTAGTCGACAGTATTCAGAGCAACGGCAAGACTAGCGAGTTCAACAGCAAGCTCAAAGGCTTTGGGTTAGTTAAGGCTGTCGTTGTAGATAAAGCAGAGGAGGCAATGGTTAAGCGTGCAAGTCGCAACCTGAAAGCCTACAGATATCTAAGTGTTGAAGGGCTAAATGTTTACGATCTTTTAAAATACGATGCTGTTGTTATCAACAAGCAGAGCTTAGATAAGATCGAAGAGAGATTGGGATAAAGATATGTACGAGTTGATCAAGAGACCAATTGTAACTGAGAAAAATACAATTCATCAGGCAGCTGGCGTGTACGCGTTTGAAGTTGAGTCGTCTGCAGATAAGCTGCAGATCAAAACGGCGGTAGAAAAGGCGTTCAACGTAAAAGTCAGCTCTGTCCGTACACTAGTATGTCGTGATCGAGCGCGAAAGCGAGCCACGTTAAAGAATGCGGGCCGTGCTCGCTATTGGAAGAAGGCTCTTGTGCAACTCAAACCCGGACATAAAATCTCTATTTTTGAGGGAGCATAGGAATGGCAATCAAAGTTTATAGACCATACACATCTAGCCGGCGCCACATGACCGGACATTCCTTTGAGGAAATCACAAAAAGTTTTCCCGA
This portion of the Bdellovibrionales bacterium CG10_big_fil_rev_8_21_14_0_10_45_34 genome encodes:
- a CDS encoding 50S ribosomal protein L23, producing the protein MYELIKRPIVTEKNTIHQAAGVYAFEVESSADKLQIKTAVEKAFNVKVSSVRTLVCRDRARKRATLKNAGRARYWKKALVQLKPGHKISIFEGA
- a CDS encoding 30S ribosomal protein S10, yielding MQSQRIRIRLKAFDHKLLDLSTKEIVETARRTGARVAGPIPLPTRINRYTVLRSPHVDKKSREQFEIRTHKRMLDILEPTQQTVDQLMKLDLSAGVDVEIKLGS
- the rplC gene encoding 50S ribosomal protein L3, whose translation is MSEQNEEVTTDSDPTGAAESAGLKLPGLFATKVGMTTVYTENGDSVPVTVLKVGDWRVTQVIKSADRGYSAIQIGSGIKKAKNASKAETKAFGAAGFESGAQKVGEIRVESDLEASVGQAVDIHSFTKGDKVKVTGKSKGCGFSGVVKRYKFAGGPASHGSHFHRQPGSSGNRTWPGRVLPGKRFPGQYGNKNITVRGLKVIEILPEESVILVKGSVPGAMNTLLRVEKI
- the fusA gene encoding elongation factor G; translated protein: MSAKDCKKLEELNYTRNIGIMAHVDAGKTTTTERMLYYTGKTHRIGEVDAGAATMDWMIQEQERGITITAAATTCYWKKHQINIIDTPGHVDFTIEVERSLRVLDGAVAVFDAVNGVEPQSETVWRQANKYRVPRIAFINKMDRIGANFEASVQSIISKLGAHALPIQWPVGAEDQFRGYVDLITMKKHLWASDLPDSDIIVEDLIGDNEFQEKRNCLVEKVAENDDQLLDKYLGGEEISEAELKTALRNVTLSQKIFPVLCGSAYKNKGVRAVLDAVIDYLPSPLDVPPIVGKLVVDGELTDKEVAVKTDFEEETAALAFKIAMDQFIGGLTFVRVYSGTIEVGQTLMNARLSKRERVQKIVRLHANSREELKELRAGDIGALVGLKLVGTGDTLCDQKRVLALEKIHFPDPVIAVAIEPKSSSDQAKLTQALERLCQEDPSLKTGTDLETGQLLISGMGELHLEIIVDRLEREYKTKVNRGKPQVSYRESISTEATAEGKFERVISGEAQFGYCQLRVYPQAQGAGFKFSSKVDQKSIPAEFIHSIEVGAREASETGVLAGYQVLDLGVELLDTKYDQVSSTQVAYKIAASIAVREAMKQAKPQLLEPIVAIEITTPEGFMGAVIGDLNGRRGRVESMAPKGDVQVIQGEVPVAGLFGYATDLRSLTQGRATCSSEMSRFDVVPPRIEAEILSRLGRKRPEGH
- a CDS encoding 50S ribosomal protein L4 — translated: MAKAKVYSWDKSEVGSVELNDAIYGAPVRKDILHEVVRWQLASRRQGTHKVKTRAFVSGGGKKPFKQKGTGNARQGSTRSPLNPGGAVLFGPQPRDYSYVLPKKVKKIGLRSALSYLNGEGRLYVVDSIQSNGKTSEFNSKLKGFGLVKAVVVDKAEEAMVKRASRNLKAYRYLSVEGLNVYDLLKYDAVVINKQSLDKIEERLG